From Lepus europaeus isolate LE1 chromosome 3, mLepTim1.pri, whole genome shotgun sequence, a single genomic window includes:
- the LOC133755965 gene encoding abl interactor 1-like, with product MAELQMLLEEEIPSGKRALIESYQNLTRVADYCENNYIQATDKRKALEETKAYTTQSLASVAYQINALANNVLQLLDIQASQLRRMESSINHISQTVDIHKEKVARREIGILTTNKNTSRTHKIIAPANMERPVRYIRKPIDYTVLDDVGHGVKWLKAKHGNNQPARTGTLSRTNPPTQKPPSPPMSGRGTLGRNTPYKTLEPVKPPTVPNDYMTSPARLGSQHSPGRTASLNQRPRTHSGSSGGSGSRENSGSSSIGIPIAVPTPSPPTVGPVADSPTPPPPPPPDDVPMFDDSPPPPPPPPVDYEDEEAAVVQYNDPYADGDPAWAPKNYIEKVVAIYDYTKDKDDELSFMEGAIIYVIKKNDDGWYKGVCNRVTGLFPGNYVESIMHYTD from the coding sequence ATGGCAGAGCTGCAGATGTTACTAGAGGAGGAGATCCCGTCTGGCAAGAGGGCGCTGATAGAGAGTTACCAGAACCTGACCCGGGTGGCGGACTACTGTGAAAACAACTACATACAGGCTACAGACAAGAGAAAAGCTTTAGAAGAGACCAAAGCCTACACAACCCAATCTCTAGCTAGTGTTGCTTATCAGATAAATGCACTGGCCAACAATGTGCTCCAATTGCTGGACATTCAAGCCTCCCAGCTTCGGAGAATGGAGTCTTCCATCAATCATATCTCACAGACTGTGGATATTCATAAAGAGAAAGTGGCTCGAAGAGAGATTGGTATTTTGACAACCAATAAGAATACATCAAGAACTCACAAAATAATAGCACCTGCAAATATGGAGCGCCCTGTAAGGTATATTCGGAAACCTATTGACTACACAGTTTTGGATGATGTGGGCCATGGTGTCAAGTGGCTAAAAGCCAAGCATGGAAATAACCAGCCTGCAAGAACTGGCACATTGTCGAGAACAAATCCTCCTACTCAGAAACCACCAAGTCCTCCCATGTCAGGCCGGGGAACGTTGGGACGGAATACTCCGTATAAAACCCTGGAACCTGTTAAACCCCCAACAGTTCCTAATGACTACATGACAAGTCCTGCTAGGCTTGGAAGTCAACATAGTCCAGGCCGGACAGCTTCTTTAAATCAGAGACCAAGAACACACAGTGGAAGTAGTGGAGGAAGTGGAAGtcgagaaaacagtggaagtagTAGTATTGGCATTCCCATTGCTGTGCCTACACCATCGCCACCGACAGTTGGACCAGTTGCTGATAGTCCaacgcccccaccaccacctccgcCGGATGATGTTCCCATGTTTGATGACTCTccgcctccaccaccaccacctccagtggACTACGAAGACGAGGAGGCTGCTGTGGTCCAGTATAACGATCCATATGCAGATGGGGATCCTGCCTGGGCCCCCAAGAATTATATTGAGAAAGTTGTTGCAATATATGATTACACAAAAGACAAGGATGATGAGCTGTCCTTCATGGAGGGTGCAATCATTTATGTTATAAAGAAGAATGATGATGGCTGGTATAAAGGAGTCTGCAATCGAGTGACTGGTCTCTTCCCTGGGAACTATGTTGAATCAATCATGCACTATACTGAttag